The Candidatus Desulfofervidus auxilii DNA segment TTAAAATGTTTTCGGTATTATCTACAGACACCAATTCACCCTGATTTAAAATGCCTATTCTGTCACACACCCTCTCAATGTCATTTAAGATATGTGAACTAAAAAAGATGGTTTTTCCTTGCTGTTTCAGACTTAATAGGAGTTCTAAAGCCTCATACCGCATAAGGGGGTCAAGTCCACTAAAGGGTTCATCTAAGATAAGGATTTCAGGGTCATTAATTAGGGCCAGGGCAAATCCTGCTCTTTGGACCATACCTTTAGAAAATGTCCTTAAGGGCCTTTTTTTTACCTGGAATAAATTCACCCTAGAGAGTATCTCATCCATGCGTTTTTTTATTTGCTGTGCGGTTAATCCACAAACCCTGCCTTTAAATAATAATAATTCTTGAGGACTGAGATTATCATATAAATAGGGATTTTCCGGTAGATACCCCAGATATTTGCGCACCTGAGGATTGCTTACCGGCTGGCCATTTATCCTCACTTCACCCTTGTCCGGAAAGATAAAATTAAGTAAGATCTTTATAGTGGTGCTCTTGCCGGCTCCATTTGGACCTAAAAAACCAAAGACTTCACCTTTTTTAATCTCCAAAGAAAGCCCCTTTAGCACCTGTTTCTTTCTCCTCAAACCTTCCTGATATGACTTAGTGATTTGTTTAAAAACAATAAGGCTCATTGCTGTCTTAATTTCTTTCTAAAAGACCAATAACCCATTTACCATTTAAATGATAGAAAAGCAAAGATCATGCCAATTTTGAGCCAAGAAAGATCTTTTTAACTGGATTCACTTTTTTCAATCTTTATGGCTTCCTCTATCAACATAATAGGAATTTCTTCTTTAATGGGATAAAATAATTTGCACTTATCACATATTAGGCCTTCCCCATGAGGAGTGTTCTTTTCATATCTCAAGTCTCCTTTACACTTAGGGCAGGCTAAGATTTTAAGTAATTCGGGACTAATAGGCATGTTATTACCCCCTTAATTTTTTATATATAGTTTGGATCCATTCCCACTCTGCTTCCAGTCCTTCAGGTAATTTTATTTTGGGTTTATAACCCAAAATATTTTGTGCCTTGGTGATGTCAGCGGCAGTATGACGCACATCGCCTTTTTGCACAGGCTTATAAATAATCTTTATCTCCTTGCCTGTAATTTTGGAGATAAGATCAACTACCGTGTTAAGATGAGTTTGAGTGCCTCCGCCAATATTAAATACCTCACCTGGATGAAGATGATCCATGACTGCTAGATGGATATCAATAATGTCTGAAATATAAGTGAAATCTCTTGTTTGCTTTCCGTCTCCATAAATTTCTATTGGTTCTCCTAAAAGAGCTGCTTTTAAAAAACGATGAAAGGCCATATCTGGCCTTTGACGTGGTCCATAGACAGTAAAATATCTTAAAGCTACTGTAGGAACATCAAAGTTTTTATGATAAAGATAGCACAAATGCTCTCCAGCCAGTTTAGTGAGTCCATAAGGGGAAACAGGTTGCAAATAGACCTCTTCTGGAGTGGGTAAAGTATTGGTATCTCCATAAACAGAGGAAGAGGAGGCATAAACAAATCCCTTAAGTTTCACATTCTTACTAGCTTCTAATAATTTCTGAGTAGCCAAGATATTATTTTGAATATAAATTTCAAAATTTTTACCCCAACTAGCCCTCACTCCTGCCTGGGCTGAAAGATGAAATACCCAGTCTATCTTTTTTAAGATGGATTTCAAATCTAAATGAAGTAAGTCTGCTTCTACAAAATTGAAATTTCTATTTTGCCTTAAATTGGCCAGATTTGCTTTTTTTAATTCTTTAGAGTAATACTCAGTAAAACAGTCTATACCAGTTATTTGGTAACCTGCTTTCAATAATGCCTCTGCTAGGTGTGAGCCAATAAAGCCAGCTACCCCGGTAACCAAACATCTCATTGATATTTCCTCACTGCCTCTATTACTTCTTCCACCTCAATTCTTTCCAAGCAGTCTTTAGTAACACAGTATTTCTTGAAACAAGGTTGACAGGGAAGTGCCTTATAAATCACCGTGTGACATTTACCAAATGGTCCTGTTCGCCAAGGAGCAGTAGGGCCAAATAAGGCAATGACTGGCGTCCTAGTAGCTGCTGCCAGGTGCATAGTGCCTGTATCTATAGAAATGACTAGTTTAGCCTTTTTGTATAGAGAAATCAAGGTATTTAAAGAAGTTTTCCCTGCTAAATTGATGCATTTACTAAGCCCATGGCAAATATTATGAATATAATTTCTATCTTTTTTTGTGCCGGTAAATACTATTTTATATCCTAAGACAGAAAGTCTTTGGGCCAAGTTGCGCCATTTTTTCTGAAACCACATCTTACTTTCCCAGCGGGCGATGGGGTTAATAACAATATAAGGAGATGGAATCCCAAGATTAGAATTTATTTGGAAAGGAAGAGGAAAAACAATATGCTCTAAGTCTACAGGCACATTGGCCAATTTTAGCAATTTTAAATACCTAATGACTGCATGTTGGTTATAATCAACCTTAAATTTTTTGGTTAATACTATATGACTACCTTCATGACCATTGGCAAATCCTATTTTTTCCTTTCCTTTAGCTAGAAAAGTGATAATGGCACTCTTTAACAAACCTTGAAAGTCAAAAATCATATGGTATTCACCAAGCTGGTGTTTAAAAGCTTTAAACTCCTTAATTGCCCTAATCCACTTTCCCTTCTTTAACTTCTCTGGCCAGCCATATCGCTGATAGACAATAATTCTGTTAAGATAAGGATGTCCCCAAAGTAATTCCCTTCCTACTTCTTCAGTAACCCAATCAATTTGGGCTTGAGGATAAGCCATTTTCAGATTATGAAGAGCAGGTAAGGTATGGATAATATCTCCTAAAGAGCTTAATTTAACGATCAGAATACGCATCCTTTATAATCCATTGGGCGGCCTGGTATAAATTCTGGGCTATGAAATGGGGTTTCAGGGGATGATTTGGGGCAATGTATCTTAATTCTCCTTTCCCATAACCGGTTAATATCAGTATTCCTTTAGCCCCTACATTATGAGCAAGTTCTATATCTTTAAATCTATCCCCAACCACATAGGATTTATTTACTGCCAAATTAAAGTCTTTTTGGGCTTTATAAATCAAGCCTGGTTTAGGTTTTCGGCATGAGCAATCTTTTTTATATAAAGATACACTGCCTTGGGGATGATGTGGACAATAATAGATAGCGTCCAAAGTAGCATCCTCTTTGCGTAATCTTTCTTGAAGAATCTGATGGATTTCCTCAATTAACTCTATAGGAAAATATCCTTTAGCTACACCAGCTTGATTACTAACCAAAATCACTTTAAAATTATTTTTTTTAAGTAATCGAATGGCCTCTGGCACCTGAGGTAAGATGATAAATCTGTCGGGATGGTTAATATAACCCATTTCTTCATTAACAGTGCCGTCCCTATCTAAAAACACTGCCTGATTGGACATAGTTGAGGTTTAAAAGAAAAATCAGTATCTGTCAATATAGAGTATATTCTGCTAATAAGGCGCTGGGGAGATTGACTTTATGTCCAAACTTTGTTACTTTCATATTAAATAAAGCTAGGAGGTAAAAATGCGTTTTTTAAAATACACGATGGTGTCTTTCTTATTCTTTATATGTGGGTGTGGGTTTTTGATAGGAGCAGGCGTAGGTGGAGGAGCAGGACTGGCTGGATATAAGTTTCTTGAAGGTAAATTAGAAATAGAATACATTGCACCTTATGAAAGAGTCTGGCAGGCTACCAAGTTAGCCCTTAAAGATACGGGAATTCGTATAGAAAGAATGGAAAAAGATGCCATTAATGCTGAAATTAAGGCGAGAAAAGCAGACGGTAAAGTAGTTACTATTAAGATTAAAAATAAAGCTAGCGGTATGACTATAGTCTCTATCAGGGTGGGAATCTTTGGTGATGAGAATGCATCTTTAATCATCAAAAAAGCCATAGATAAAAGGCTTGGAATACGTAGTAAAAACTAGTTTTAAGCAGATAACATTCCTTTCCTTAGAATCAATTCAAAGGCAGAAACTGGCTGTTCTGTGTGCAGGATTCTCCTTTTTAAACCTTTCCTCAAACTTTGTAGCCGTATAAGAAACAGCAGTATATTTCTTAAAAAACCTCTATATCAAGCCTCTTTCGAAAATATGCCTTTAATTTTTCTCTAACCCTTCTTCTAGTAGGAGGGAAAATGAATAAAAACCCCAAACTATCTGTAATAAAACCCGGAGTTAGCAGTAATACCCCACCGATTAGAATAAGAAGACCCTCTATTAAGGTATCACTTGGAAGCTGACCCATACTCAGTTCAGTTTGAAGGCGGATTAATATTTGCCATCCTTGTGTTTGGGCAAAATAGGCTCCAAAAACTGCAGTAAATAAAATGAGCAAAATAGTAAACATTACACCTAAACGAGACCCTACTTCTATAATAACTGCCAATTCAAGAATACTGACCAAGGTAAAAAGGAGAAAAAGTTTAAGAAATGTCATCTTGTTTTTTTATTTGCTCCCAGAATGCATCCATTTCTTCCAAAGAGGCATTTTGAATGGATTTTCCTTGTCTTTTGAATTCATTTTCCATAAGTTTAAAACGCCTCTTAAATTTTTTAATAGTTTGGCGAAGGGCATCTTCAGGCTGGATCTTCAATAATCTGGCTACATTTACCCAAGAGAAAAGAATATCACCCAATTCTTCCTTTATTTTTTCAATATTGTTGGTATTTAACGCCCTTTTAAACTCCTGCGTTTCCTCGGCTACCTTTTCTAATACACCTTCTAACCTCTCCCAGTCAAATCCTACCTTGGCTGCTTTTTCCCCAATTTTATACGCAAGAGTCAAAGCAGGAAGTGCTTTAGAAATACCATCCAAAACCGAATTGCGTTCTGGTTTTTCACTGTCTTTTATTTCCTCCCAACGGGCACGGATTTCTGCTATGTCGTTGGTTCTTATATCCCCAAATACATGAGGATGACGCCGTATCATCTTTTCGCTTACCAAATCAATTACTTTTTCTAAATCAAAACACCCCTGTTCTTTGTAAATATGGGCCAAAAAAACTAAAATAAAAAGCACATCCCCCAGCTCCTCTTTTACCTCTTCGGTCTTTTCCTCTTCAATGGCCTCAATGAGTTCATAAACTTCTTCTAAAAGATATTTCTTCAGGGTCTGAGATGTCTGTTTTTTATCCCAAGGACAACCGTGCTTACCCCTTAATGAGGCCACAATTTGCTCAAGTTTAGATATTTCTGCCACCTATTTTCTCCAAAGATAAGTGTAGTCTTTTAGAAACCTTTGCCACCATCCACTGGTTTAGTTTGGTAATATAAGGATAAGTGTAAGATTTATGTTTCCATTTAGATGGGAGTGGATAAAATATATTCAGTATCATAAGGATAATAGTAGCCATTACAAACCCCTTAATAATGCCTATCAACACCCCTAATAAGTGGTCTAATGGTTTAAATACTCTAGTTTGAAAAATAAAACCTAGGAGAAAACCTAACAAATAAGAAAGGATAACAGCAATTAACAAAATTATTACTACACTCCCTATATAGGCCACCAGGGGGGGTAACCAGTGTTTTAAATAACTAGCTCCTTGTAGAGTATAATGTCCGGCCAGCCAGAAACCTATAATAAGAAATAGAAAAAAATAGATACTTTTAATAAAACCTCTTATCCCGTCTATGATTACAAAAATAGCTATTAAGCCAAAAACCAAAATATCTATAAAATTCACGAGTTAAACATAATGAAACTAGAAGAAAAAAGCAAGGGGAGCAAGTTGCCTTCTCTTGACTTTATCCATGACCTTGATTACAATTTTTATTAAAAAGGAGGAGGGTATAGATGTTCTTTTTTGACCCTTTATATTTTATAATTTTAGCACCAGCCTTTATTTTATCAATGATAGCCCAGATATGGGTAAAAAGTGCCTATACTAAATATTCACAAGTTTTTAATTCACGGCGGATATCAGGGGCAGCGGCGGCTGATTATATGTTGAAGACAAAGGGGATTACTGATGTAAAAATAGAACTAGCTTCTGGTTTCTTGGGTGACCACTATGACCCCAGGAATAAAACCTTAAGATTGTCAGCGGATAATTATAACGGTCAGAGCATTGCTGCGGTAGGAGTTGCCTGTCATGAAGCAGGCCATGCCATTCAACATGCCTATGGTTATGCACCATTGAAGTTACGCACAGCCTTAGTGCCTATAACTATGCTGGGGTCAAATCTAGCTTGGCCTTTACTGATAGTAGGTTTCCTCTTTCATGCGCTTTCTTTAATTAAATTGGGTATTTTATTTTTCTCTGGAGCAGTTCTCTTTCAGTTAGTAACTTTACCTGTAGAGTTTGATGCTAGCCATCGGGCCTTAGTGGCTATTAGAGAGACGGGATTATTGCGTGGAGAAGAAGTAACAGGGGCAAAAAGGGTATTACAGGCAGCTGCTATGACCTATGTGGCTGCTGCTGCAGCGGCCATCTTACAGTTAATTTATTTCTTGTTGAGGGCCGGATTATTAGGGAATCGTGAAGATTAATAGGAATCTTTAAAACTTCCATCTTCTCCAAAAATCAGTTTTAAAGAGCGGGGGTCTTGACGGTTACCATCAAGGTTTATATCAAATAGCTTTCAAGGGGAAAAATGAATATTATTATTGTAGGAGCTGGAGAAGTAGGTTTTCATATTGCTCATAAGTTATCCAGAGAAAATGACATAGTTATAGTGGAAAAAAAACCGGAAAAAATTAAATATATTTCTGAACATCTGGATGTAGGCGCTGTTCTAGGTTCGGGAAGCAATCCTGCTGTCTTGGAAGAAGCTGGGATAAAATCAGCAGACATGTTAATCGCGGTAACCGACAGTGATGAGACTAATATATTAGCCTGTCTGGTAGCCAATTTTATATCTCCTCATATTTCCAAGGCATCGAGGATAAGAAATCCAGAATTTATCAGATACGAAAACCTTTTGGGCCGAAGTTTTTTGAATATAGACTTAATTATTAATCCCGAATTAGAAGCAGTTAAATCCATCTTAAAACTCCTAGAGGTGCCTGGGGCTTCAGATGTTGTGGATTTTGCAGGAGAATTAGTCAGAATTATAGGTATTAAAGTAGACTGGGAGCAACTGGTGGGAATAAAATTGAAAGACTTAGAGAAGAAAGTCTCCCACAAGTTACTTATTGTAGCTATAGTGCGTAATGGTCAATTGATTATTCCTACAGGGGAGGATAAAATATTACTTAATGACTTAATTTATGTGATAAGTAAAGGAGAGAAAACCTGCCATATATTAGAAGCGTTTGGGAAAGAAACTAAGCCGATAACAAAAGTCCTAATTGTTGGAGGTGGAATTGTAGGTGTAACTTTGGCCTTTGAATTAGAAAAAAGAGGCATCCAAACTAAAATTATTGAAAAAAACCCTGAACACTGTGCCTATTTAGTAGAAAAATTGGAAAAAACTACGGTTTTAGAAGGTAATGGCACTGACCTAACACTCCTTAGAGAAGAAAATATCCAAGAGCTTGATTATGTGATCACAGTGACCGGAGAGGAAGAACAAAATGTAATGATTTCTTTGTTGGCAAAAGCCTTAGGGGCAAAAAGAACATTAACTCGTATAAATAAAACCAGTTACTTGCCTATAATCTCGGCCATAGGTTTAGATAATATTGTAAGTCCTGCCTTATCTGCAGTGAGTGCTTTACTCAAACATATGTTTCAAAAAAAAGTGCTCTCAGTTATGCCTCTAGGAGAAGACTTACAAGCTATTGAAGTAATGACTACCACGGTTTCTAATATAATTGAAAAACCTCTAAAAAAATTAAAATTTCCTAAAGGAACTATTGTAGGAGCCATTGTAAGAAACAAAAATGTTATTATTCCATCAGGAGAAACTGTAATTCTGCCAGAAGATAGAGTGGTTATTTTTTCTACCACAGAGGCTATACCTAAAGTAGAAAAATTTTGGCGTTAAAGAAAATGCGACTCCTTTATGTCTTCCACTTAATATCTATTTTAGCCTTTTTTCTTGGAATTGCTATGCTAGCTCCCTTATTGGTTTCTATCATTTATAAGGATGGAAGCCATTGGGCATTTATCAAAGCTATCCTATTAACTACATTTACTGGTTCAATGGGCTATTTCTTCTTAAAACGCCATAGAAACGCCGAGCTTTCCCATCGGGAAGGCATAGCTATTGTGGCTATAGGATGGCTAGCTGCTGGGATTTTTGGTGCCTTACCCTATATATTCGCCAATGTATTTGATAGCTTTGTCAACGCCTTTTTTGAATCTGTCTCAGGTTTTACTACTACAGGTGCTAGTGTCTTAAATGAGATAGAATCTTTATCCCATAGTATCTTATTTTGGAGGAGTCTAACCCAATGGTTAGGCGGGATGGGTATTATTGTCCTTTCTATAGCCATTTTGCCCTTTCTGGGTGTGGGAGGTATGCAGCTATATAAGGCAGAAGCACCCACGCTGATGGTAGACAAGTTAAGACCAAGAATTTCGGAAACAGCCAAATCTTTATGGAAAGTCTATGTATTCATCTCACTTTGTGAGATTTTCTTATTATCAACCGGCGGTATGGATTTCTTTGATGCATTATGTCATACCTTCACTACGATGCCTACCGGAGGATTTTCCACTAAAAATGCCAGTATTGCTCATTATAAAAGTGCTTATTTTGATGGTATTATAATTTTCTTTATGCTCTTGGCAGGCATAAATTTTTCTCTACATTATCGAGTGTTAAAGGGTGAGGTAAGAAGTTTTTTTAGAGACACAGAGCTTAGATTTTTTTTATTTATAATCAGTGTATTTATCATCCTGGTTAGTTTTAATATATATAACCATTACCATAACATTTTAAAAACCATTCGTTATGCAAGTTTCCAGGTTTGTTCCATAATTACTACCACTGGATATACCACTGCTGATTTTGATACCTGGCCTACTCTATCTAAAATCATTTTATTAACTTGCATGTTTTTAGGAGCTTGCGCAGGCTCTACCGGCGGAGGAATAAAATGTGTACGTCTTTTGTTATTATTGAAATGTGGTTATAAAGAAATATTTAAACTCATTCATCCCCATGCAGTAACCCAAATTAAACTGGGTAAAAAGGCTATACCTTCAGATGTAATAAGTGGGGTAATCGGCCTTTTTGTCCTCTATATATCATTGTTTATTGTTTTTTCTATGTCCCTTGCCGCCATGGGTATGGATTTTATCAGTTCTATAGCAGCGGTAGCGGCTACCATGGGGAATATAGGTCCTGGTTTGGCTATGGTAGGACCGGTAAAAAATTATGATTTAGTGCCTTATTTTGGGAAATGGGTGCTTATTTTATGTATGCTCTTGGGTAGACTGGAGATTTATACTATTATAGTGTTATTCACACCTGAATTTTGGAGAAAGTAGATTGTTCCAAAAGATTTTAGAAATACCCAAAAACCTATCTCCGCCAGCCATCCTTGCCCTTTCTTTTATTATTTTAATCTTGATGGGCTCGGTATTACTCTATTTACCTTTTGCTCATGTAGGAAAACTTTCTTACATTAATTCTTTATTCACGGCCACTTCTGCTGTATGTGTGACAGGATTGACAGTAGTGGATACCGGGACAAAATTTACTTTCTGGGGACAGTTAATCGTTCTTTTTCTTATCCAATTAGGAGGATTGGGATTAATGACCGTTTCTACTGTGGTTTTATTCCTTCTAGGTAAATCTCCATCTATTAAAGACCGTCTAGTGCTGCAAAATAGCTTCACTTACTCTCCTACTAAAGATATTCTCTCTCTGGTAAAAGCGATTTTAATATTCACCTTTGCTGCTGAATTAATTGGAGCCTTTATTTTAGGAACCTATTGGCAGCATTTCTATCCCTTATCTAAAGCCATTTTTTACGGCATTTTTCATGCCATCTCTGCCTTTTGTAACGCTGGCTTTTCATTATTCACTACCAACTTAGAGGAATTTAGTGCAAACTACACAGTAGTATTGACCATTGCTTCTTTATTTATTCTAGGAGGCTTGGGATTTCTTGTTATTTATGAAATTTTCCTGTGCCTTTATGCCAAAAAAACTCTCCTTTCCCTCCATGCTAAACTCACTCTTATTACCAATCTCTATCTCATCCTAGGAGGAACAGTCTTATTCTTTTTCTTTGAGAAGTCAAATGTCCTCAATGGGTTTTCTCTCACCTATAAGATTATCAATTCCTTTTTTCAGGCGGTAACTCCAAGGACTGCCGGTTTCAATACCTTACCTATTGCCCATTTAACAGATGCCACCTTATTTTTACTAATAATTCTAATGTTTATTGGAGCCTCACCCGGTTCATGTGGTGGAGGAATAAAGACCACTACCTTTGCGCTATTTTTAAGTTTTATTAAAAACAAACTTCAGGGTCGTGAAAAGGTGCATATTTTATTTCGCACCTTACCTAATGAAACTGTGCAAAGGGCCATCACGGTGGTCAGTGTCTCTGGTATTTTAGTAGTGGTTTGCACTATCCTCTTACTTTTAACCCAAAGGTATGGGATCCCTCATGGGGCAGGCAATGGCGGCTTTTTAGAATACCTCTTTGAAGTTGCTTCTGCCTTTGGCACAGTGGGTCTGTCAACGGGGAAAACACCTACTTTGAATAGTTGGGGAAAGATTACCCTCAGCCTACTTATGTTTATTGGCAGAGTGGGTCCCTTGACAGTGGCCCATTTGGTTAAAATAGAAAAAGTAACCCCACCCTATCAATATTCCGAAGAAAATGTTATGGTGGGCTAGGAGGTAAAATGAGAGTAGCTATATTCGGTCTGGGTATCTTTGGAAGTAATGTAGCCAAATCACTTTTTGAAAAAAAACATGAGGTCATTGCCATCGATAGAAGAAAAGACTTGGTGCAAAAGGCACAGGAATACACTACTCAAGCCATTGTTGCCGATTGCACTGAGCGAGAACTGTTGAAAAATTTGGGTTTGGATAAAGTAGATTTAGCAATAGTAAGTTTAGGTAGCAATCTCAGTGCCAGTATCTTATTAGTGCTTTATTTAAAAGAACTAGGGGTGGAACAAATTATTGTCAAGGCCATAAACGAAGACCATCAGAAGATATTACAATTAGTAGGGGCAAATAAGGTAGTTTTCCCAGAACGGGATGCCGCCATAAAGTTAGCAGCTAGTGTAGATACTCCAAATCTAGTAGACTACCTTCCTCTTTCAGAAGACTATCAAGTAATGGAGATAGTTGCTCCTCAGGCATTTAAGGACAAAACCTTAGGTGAGTTAGACCTTCGCCGTCGCTACGGCATTCAAGTAATTGCTGTGAGAGAAGCAGGATCAGAACAGGTTAATCTCCTGACCTCGGCTGAATTTAAAATCAAAGAAGGAGACATGCTGATTATCTTAGGACGTACTGAAGATATAGAAAAATTCAAAAAAATGGCAGGTGGTTAAATTCCTATAGCTTCTTTGGCCTCTCCTAAAGTAGTAGTAGCGACTGAACGCGCCTTTTTTATACCTGCATCAATAATATTCTTTAATTCCTCTAAATGCCCCTGATAATATTGCCGTTTTTCCTGTAGAGGGGCCAAACCATTAATCAGATTTTCAGCCAACAATTTCTTACACTCCACACAACCTATACGGGCTTTTTTGCAATCTTCCTCTATCTGACTTACTTTTTCAGGTGATGTATAAAGTTTATGGAAAGAAAAGACATTACAGATATCAGGGTGACCAGGGTCTGTTTTTCTTAAACGCGTTTTATCTGTAAACATCTGGAGTGTTTTCTCTCTTATCACTTTTGGAGGGTCAGATAGATAAATGGCATTATGATAACTCTTGCTCATCTTACGACCATCAATGCCTAATATCTTAGGCATTTCTGTTAGGATAGGTTCTGGAATAGGAAAGACTTCTTTATATAAATAATTGAACCTACGGGCAATCTCACGGGTTATTTCCACATGGGGCAATTGGTCCACACCTACAGGCACAAAGTTGGCCTTATATATTAGAATATCTGCAGCCTGAAGAACTGGATAGCCAAGGAAGCCATAGGTATTTAAGTCCTTTTCCACCAATTCTTTTATTTGTTCCTTATAGGTAGGATTCCTTTCCAACCAGGGGATAGGAGTAATCATAGAAAAAATTAAATGTAGTTCTGCATGTTCAGGTAATTTAGACTGAATAAAAAGAGTAGATTTATTGGGATCAAGGCCCACACTTAACCAATCTATCAACATTTCCCAAATGAACTCTTTGATAAAATTTGTTTCTTGATATTCACTGGTTAAGGCATGCCAATCAGCAACAAAAAAGAAACATTCATACTCCTCTTGTAATCGTTTCCAATTGGTCAATGCCCCATGAAGGTTACCTAAATGAAGCTTACCTGTAGGGCGCATACCGCTTAAAACTCTTTTTTCCAAAACAACCTCCCCTTGAAAACCTGTGGTTTAAAAGCACAAATGTTTTAAGGTGTCAAGTGTGGAGATTGAGAGACCTTCTTGAGGGAAAAATAGGACAGAAAAAAAGTAACCGCATTCCTGAACACAAATAGGAGAAATTAGTTCCTTTATAAGATATTTCGCTTTGGTCTCTTTTAAAAATTGCAATAAATCCATATATTTTCTTTCATTTGGTTTATAAGGAATAAAAAGAAAAATAGAAGAATCTCTCTGTTTGTTAATAATATTTGGCATCACCCCTTCCCAAATTTCCCAGAAATCATCATATGGGTCTAAAAAAATAAGGTCATAGGCATTGGGTTGAGTTAATATTTCATATCCATCTTTCAGGAATAAAGAGGGTTTTTGAAAAAATACTTCATATGCCTTAAGGGCCTGGGGATTTTTATCGTAAAAATCTATAGTATATGATTTCTTTTTCTTTGTGCACAGAAGCTTTATTAAATGAGCACTACCTGCATATTGGCCATTTTGTAAATAAGGCCTTTGAAGTCTATAAAGAAAGGAGGTTTTTAATCTTTCCTCAAAATACAAAACAACCTTGGGTGAAGTTTGGTAAATAGGAAATCCACAAAATGTATCAGCATATCGGAAATGGTGGGTTTTCTTTAATAACTCATCAGTAATAGTCAATAACCAACTATGTTTTAAAATATCTCCCAGGTTACCAGGAATATATTTCAATTTTGAGATTTTTTTCTTGGAATGTGGCGCAAATATATAAAAAGGGGCAAAACCATGAACCTCTTCTTCCAAGGAGAGTTTATAAAGTAGGTGATATCTTTTTATATAAAGAAAGGCCATGAGAGCACAGATAAGAGCATCCAAGGCACCGTCTGTTTTTATCTCTTTTGGTGAAATAACAAAATCTATGTTTAATAACCGCGGAATATAATCAAAAACTTTATTGGTCAATTGGCGAAGATATTTAAAAGAAGTCTTGTACTTTTTCAAAGATTCGCTTTTTTCCTTCAACATAAAAAAAAGAGAA contains these protein-coding regions:
- a CDS encoding ABC transporter ATP-binding protein: MSLIVFKQITKSYQEGLRRKKQVLKGLSLEIKKGEVFGFLGPNGAGKSTTIKILLNFIFPDKGEVRINGQPVSNPQVRKYLGYLPENPYLYDNLSPQELLLFKGRVCGLTAQQIKKRMDEILSRVNLFQVKKRPLRTFSKGMVQRAGFALALINDPEILILDEPFSGLDPLMRYEALELLLSLKQQGKTIFFSSHILNDIERVCDRIGILNQGELVSVDNTENILNKYGSLEKAFLTVTKDHG
- a CDS encoding Trm112 family protein — translated: MPISPELLKILACPKCKGDLRYEKNTPHGEGLICDKCKLFYPIKEEIPIMLIEEAIKIEKSESS
- a CDS encoding GDP-mannose 4,6-dehydratase, giving the protein MRCLVTGVAGFIGSHLAEALLKAGYQITGIDCFTEYYSKELKKANLANLRQNRNFNFVEADLLHLDLKSILKKIDWVFHLSAQAGVRASWGKNFEIYIQNNILATQKLLEASKNVKLKGFVYASSSSVYGDTNTLPTPEEVYLQPVSPYGLTKLAGEHLCYLYHKNFDVPTVALRYFTVYGPRQRPDMAFHRFLKAALLGEPIEIYGDGKQTRDFTYISDIIDIHLAVMDHLHPGEVFNIGGGTQTHLNTVVDLISKITGKEIKIIYKPVQKGDVRHTAADITKAQNILGYKPKIKLPEGLEAEWEWIQTIYKKLRG
- a CDS encoding glycosyltransferase family 9 protein, which codes for MRILIVKLSSLGDIIHTLPALHNLKMAYPQAQIDWVTEEVGRELLWGHPYLNRIIVYQRYGWPEKLKKGKWIRAIKEFKAFKHQLGEYHMIFDFQGLLKSAIITFLAKGKEKIGFANGHEGSHIVLTKKFKVDYNQHAVIRYLKLLKLANVPVDLEHIVFPLPFQINSNLGIPSPYIVINPIARWESKMWFQKKWRNLAQRLSVLGYKIVFTGTKKDRNYIHNICHGLSKCINLAGKTSLNTLISLYKKAKLVISIDTGTMHLAAATRTPVIALFGPTAPWRTGPFGKCHTVIYKALPCQPCFKKYCVTKDCLERIEVEEVIEAVRKYQ
- a CDS encoding D-glycero-alpha-D-manno-heptose-1,7-bisphosphate 7-phosphatase; this translates as MSNQAVFLDRDGTVNEEMGYINHPDRFIILPQVPEAIRLLKKNNFKVILVSNQAGVAKGYFPIELIEEIHQILQERLRKEDATLDAIYYCPHHPQGSVSLYKKDCSCRKPKPGLIYKAQKDFNLAVNKSYVVGDRFKDIELAHNVGAKGILILTGYGKGELRYIAPNHPLKPHFIAQNLYQAAQWIIKDAYSDR
- a CDS encoding DUF3568 family protein; protein product: MRFLKYTMVSFLFFICGCGFLIGAGVGGGAGLAGYKFLEGKLEIEYIAPYERVWQATKLALKDTGIRIERMEKDAINAEIKARKADGKVVTIKIKNKASGMTIVSIRVGIFGDENASLIIKKAIDKRLGIRSKN
- a CDS encoding FxsA family protein, translated to MTFLKLFLLFTLVSILELAVIIEVGSRLGVMFTILLILFTAVFGAYFAQTQGWQILIRLQTELSMGQLPSDTLIEGLLILIGGVLLLTPGFITDSLGFLFIFPPTRRRVREKLKAYFRKRLDIEVF
- the mazG gene encoding nucleoside triphosphate pyrophosphohydrolase, coding for MAEISKLEQIVASLRGKHGCPWDKKQTSQTLKKYLLEEVYELIEAIEEEKTEEVKEELGDVLFILVFLAHIYKEQGCFDLEKVIDLVSEKMIRRHPHVFGDIRTNDIAEIRARWEEIKDSEKPERNSVLDGISKALPALTLAYKIGEKAAKVGFDWERLEGVLEKVAEETQEFKRALNTNNIEKIKEELGDILFSWVNVARLLKIQPEDALRQTIKKFKRRFKLMENEFKRQGKSIQNASLEEMDAFWEQIKKQDDIS
- a CDS encoding CvpA family protein → MNFIDILVFGLIAIFVIIDGIRGFIKSIYFFLFLIIGFWLAGHYTLQGASYLKHWLPPLVAYIGSVVIILLIAVILSYLLGFLLGFIFQTRVFKPLDHLLGVLIGIIKGFVMATIILMILNIFYPLPSKWKHKSYTYPYITKLNQWMVAKVSKRLHLSLEKIGGRNI
- a CDS encoding zinc metallopeptidase yields the protein MFFFDPLYFIILAPAFILSMIAQIWVKSAYTKYSQVFNSRRISGAAAADYMLKTKGITDVKIELASGFLGDHYDPRNKTLRLSADNYNGQSIAAVGVACHEAGHAIQHAYGYAPLKLRTALVPITMLGSNLAWPLLIVGFLFHALSLIKLGILFFSGAVLFQLVTLPVEFDASHRALVAIRETGLLRGEEVTGAKRVLQAAAMTYVAAAAAAILQLIYFLLRAGLLGNRED